A region from the Desulfosoma sp. genome encodes:
- a CDS encoding HD domain-containing protein: protein MNPEKNKKPSGTHAKHDAPSGTNLRAVAHFFFEMGMLKRTARSGFQFLGSGKESVADHSFRVAVIGFALARLSGHEDPYRVACLCLFHDMAEARTGDMNYVNKQYVTVHEDKAVRDLTECLSFGKELRSFIEEYREGKTQAARLAHDADQLDLLLELKQQQDLGNAYATQWIRYALERLQTPIGREAARVVLETDSAAWWFDGHDDWWTSKHRSCENP, encoded by the coding sequence ATGAATCCAGAAAAGAACAAGAAACCTTCCGGCACCCATGCCAAGCATGACGCTCCTTCCGGCACAAACCTTCGCGCCGTGGCCCATTTCTTTTTTGAGATGGGCATGCTCAAACGGACCGCCCGCTCCGGGTTTCAATTCTTGGGATCGGGCAAGGAATCCGTCGCCGACCATTCCTTTCGCGTGGCGGTGATAGGTTTTGCGCTGGCACGCCTCAGCGGCCATGAAGACCCCTATCGCGTGGCCTGCCTCTGTTTATTTCACGACATGGCCGAAGCCCGTACCGGAGATATGAATTACGTGAACAAGCAGTATGTGACCGTGCATGAAGACAAGGCGGTGCGGGACCTCACGGAGTGTCTGTCTTTCGGAAAGGAGCTACGATCATTCATTGAAGAATATCGAGAAGGAAAAACCCAGGCCGCCAGGTTGGCTCACGATGCAGACCAGTTGGACCTTCTGCTGGAACTCAAACAACAGCAAGATCTCGGCAACGCCTATGCCACCCAGTGGATTCGTTATGCCCTAGAACGCCTGCAGACCCCTATTGGTCGCGAGGCGGCTCGAGTGGTTCTTGAAACCGATTCCGCCGCCTGGTGGTTTGACGGCCACGACGATTGGTGGACTTCAAAACATAGGAGCTGTGAAAATCCTTGA
- a CDS encoding ADP-ribosylglycohydrolase family protein, with product MDDKRHGMLWAAFAADALALGAHWIYDPKVIKQQFGRLEQFRAPGPDSYHPGKSAGDFTHYGDQMLVLLESIAACQGRFDLQDFAIRWQGLFKHYKGYVDKATKATLQRFAEGHGPEGSGSTSTDLAGAGRIAPVIFALSDRPEVCVAAARAQTAMTHNHPMVIDAAVYWTWVTQKVLKGQHPEDALESALQELLLPEAFTSWVGHGLESASMETEAAVLDFGQSCAVDGAFPSVVHLIAKYADDLREGLIQNVMVGGDSAGRGLLVGMVLGAHHGFRAIPEEWIHGLQAGEKIQRCIEEIDRAR from the coding sequence ATGGACGATAAAAGACATGGAATGTTATGGGCGGCATTCGCGGCGGATGCCTTAGCTTTGGGAGCCCATTGGATTTATGATCCAAAGGTGATCAAGCAACAGTTTGGGCGCCTGGAACAATTCAGGGCGCCTGGACCAGATTCGTATCATCCGGGAAAATCGGCGGGAGACTTCACCCACTATGGAGATCAGATGCTTGTCCTTTTGGAATCCATAGCCGCATGCCAAGGACGTTTTGACCTTCAGGATTTCGCTATCCGTTGGCAAGGCCTTTTCAAGCACTATAAAGGCTATGTCGACAAAGCCACCAAGGCAACCCTTCAACGCTTCGCCGAAGGTCACGGACCGGAGGGCTCGGGCTCTACGTCCACGGATCTTGCCGGAGCCGGCCGTATCGCTCCCGTGATTTTTGCCTTGTCGGATCGCCCCGAAGTATGTGTGGCAGCGGCCCGTGCTCAAACAGCCATGACGCACAACCATCCCATGGTTATTGACGCCGCCGTCTATTGGACTTGGGTGACTCAAAAGGTGTTGAAGGGACAACATCCTGAAGACGCTTTGGAAAGCGCTTTACAGGAACTTTTGCTTCCTGAAGCTTTCACATCATGGGTTGGCCATGGATTGGAAAGTGCTTCCATGGAAACAGAAGCCGCTGTATTGGATTTCGGGCAAAGTTGCGCTGTGGATGGAGCCTTTCCATCCGTAGTGCATCTTATAGCCAAGTATGCAGACGATCTTCGCGAAGGTCTGATTCAAAACGTCATGGTAGGCGGTGATTCCGCTGGTCGAGGCCTTCTGGTGGGCATGGTCTTGGGAGCGCATCACGGGTTTCGGGCAATTCCCGAGGAATGGATCCATGGGCTTCAAGCGGGAGAAAAAATTCAAAGGTGCATTGAAGAAATCGACCGGGCTCGTTAA
- the ilvB gene encoding biosynthetic-type acetolactate synthase large subunit has product MKLTGAQIFFECLKKEGVEVIFGFPGGAVIDIYHEMPKHPSIRHILVRHEQGAAHMADGYARATGKVGVCLVTSGPGATNTVTGIATAYMDSVPMVIFTGQVPTPLIGNDAFQEVDIVGITRPCTKHNYLVKDVNDLARIIREAFYLARSGRPGPVLVDLPKDVIQASTEFRYPKTVHLRGYKPTVDPHQGQIHRAWDLLKTAKRPVLYAGGGVIISSAHKELLRLAEMLRAPVTTTLMGLGGFPAVIRTEDGQRALHPLWLGMLGMHGTFRANMAVQNCDVLFAIGARFDDRVTGKISGFAPKAKIIHIDVDPTSISKNVLVDIPIVGDCKKALQKLNELVEKEPIPNLEELRAPWLEQIRQWKETYPLAYKQEGETIKPQYVVEKIFELAPEDAIITTEVGQNQMWTAQYFHFTKPRTLLTSGGLGTMGYGLPAAIGAQVAFPDRLVIDVAGDGSIQMNIQEMMTAVCHELPVKVAILNNRFLGMVRQWQELFYNKNYCATCLDASPDFVKLADAYGAVGLRATKPEEVEPVLREAFSTKRPVIMDFWVNPEEGVYPMVPAGKEISEMLLV; this is encoded by the coding sequence ATGAAACTGACAGGAGCCCAAATTTTTTTCGAGTGTTTAAAAAAGGAAGGCGTGGAAGTCATTTTCGGCTTTCCGGGGGGAGCGGTCATAGACATTTACCATGAGATGCCCAAGCATCCCAGTATTCGCCATATCCTTGTTAGGCACGAACAAGGGGCGGCCCACATGGCCGACGGGTATGCACGAGCCACGGGCAAAGTCGGAGTGTGTCTGGTAACTTCCGGACCCGGGGCTACCAACACAGTGACGGGAATCGCCACCGCGTACATGGATTCCGTGCCCATGGTGATCTTTACGGGTCAGGTCCCGACGCCGCTGATCGGAAACGACGCTTTTCAGGAAGTGGACATCGTGGGAATCACACGTCCATGCACCAAGCACAATTACCTGGTCAAAGACGTCAACGATTTGGCGCGCATTATTCGAGAAGCCTTTTATTTGGCACGTTCAGGCCGTCCCGGTCCCGTTTTGGTGGATTTACCGAAGGATGTCATTCAAGCCTCCACGGAGTTTCGTTATCCCAAAACGGTACATCTGCGCGGGTATAAGCCCACCGTAGACCCACATCAAGGCCAAATCCATAGAGCCTGGGACTTACTAAAGACGGCCAAACGACCGGTGCTTTACGCCGGAGGTGGCGTCATCATCTCCAGTGCTCATAAGGAACTCCTGCGCTTGGCTGAAATGCTTCGCGCTCCGGTGACAACAACCCTCATGGGACTTGGAGGCTTTCCGGCGGTCATCAGGACTGAAGACGGACAAAGGGCCTTGCATCCCCTGTGGCTGGGTATGTTGGGAATGCACGGAACCTTTCGAGCCAATATGGCCGTTCAAAACTGCGATGTGCTTTTTGCCATCGGAGCCCGATTCGATGATCGTGTGACAGGAAAGATTTCCGGCTTTGCTCCCAAGGCGAAGATCATTCACATTGATGTGGATCCCACCAGCATCAGCAAGAATGTGCTCGTGGACATTCCCATTGTGGGCGATTGCAAGAAGGCTTTGCAGAAATTGAATGAACTGGTGGAAAAGGAACCCATTCCCAACCTGGAAGAACTGAGGGCTCCTTGGTTGGAGCAGATCCGTCAATGGAAAGAGACGTATCCTCTGGCTTACAAGCAGGAAGGTGAAACCATCAAGCCCCAGTACGTGGTGGAAAAAATCTTCGAGCTGGCTCCGGAAGATGCCATCATAACCACCGAAGTGGGTCAAAACCAAATGTGGACGGCTCAGTATTTTCATTTCACCAAACCCCGCACACTCCTGACATCCGGCGGTTTAGGAACCATGGGCTATGGGCTTCCTGCGGCCATCGGCGCTCAGGTGGCTTTTCCGGATCGTTTGGTCATCGATGTGGCCGGCGACGGCAGCATTCAAATGAACATTCAGGAAATGATGACGGCCGTCTGTCACGAGCTGCCCGTCAAGGTGGCCATTTTAAACAACCGGTTTCTCGGCATGGTTCGTCAATGGCAAGAGTTGTTCTACAACAAAAACTACTGCGCCACGTGCCTGGACGCCTCACCGGATTTCGTCAAACTTGCCGATGCTTACGGAGCCGTGGGACTTCGAGCCACCAAGCCTGAAGAAGTGGAGCCGGTTCTGAGAGAAGCTTTCTCTACAAAGCGGCCGGTGATCATGGATTTTTGGGTGAATCCGGAAGAGGGCGTTTATCCCATGGTGCCTGCCGGCAAAGAAATTTCGGAGATGTTACTGGTATGA
- the cbiQ gene encoding cobalt ECF transporter T component CbiQ yields the protein MNPILIRWQWVAAGLVGSAAVFAAAWFYGHVARRRKLSRCEASTEWEVDSPLPELDVEGTHRSFFHHWDPRLKILSLFFFAFMTVSLQHWTGLLICLTIATGSILAARTPMHRARQRLAAISGFLFMLALIMPLTVPFHEGDRHVVLEGLPSVALNLRGLDLAARIGTKAVIVALMMEPLLRTTPFPVTVAALRRLGVPVILCQMLLLMYRYVFVFRHEMQRMWVGMTVRGFGGRTGMETFRDLGCFLGMLFVRSMERTQRVYEAMLCRGYTGTFPSTVRFAAKPKDWIWALTWTAVSLGVFLGDRWLG from the coding sequence GTGAACCCGATCCTCATCCGATGGCAATGGGTGGCGGCAGGATTGGTGGGAAGTGCCGCAGTTTTTGCCGCCGCCTGGTTTTACGGGCATGTGGCGCGCCGAAGAAAGCTTTCCCGGTGTGAAGCTTCGACAGAATGGGAAGTGGATAGCCCTTTGCCTGAACTGGACGTTGAGGGAACGCACCGTTCTTTTTTTCATCACTGGGACCCGCGCTTAAAGATTCTTTCCCTTTTCTTTTTCGCCTTCATGACGGTCTCCCTCCAACACTGGACAGGTCTCCTTATCTGTTTGACCATAGCCACCGGTTCCATCTTAGCGGCTCGAACACCCATGCATCGGGCACGGCAGCGCCTTGCAGCCATCAGTGGTTTTCTGTTCATGCTTGCCCTCATCATGCCTTTAACGGTTCCGTTTCACGAAGGGGATCGTCATGTTGTTCTGGAGGGCCTTCCTTCGGTGGCTCTGAATCTTCGAGGTCTGGATCTGGCGGCGCGCATCGGCACCAAAGCTGTCATTGTGGCTCTGATGATGGAACCTTTGCTAAGGACGACGCCGTTTCCGGTCACCGTGGCGGCTTTACGAAGGCTGGGGGTTCCTGTGATCTTGTGTCAAATGCTTCTTCTGATGTACCGATATGTCTTTGTGTTTCGACATGAGATGCAGCGTATGTGGGTTGGTATGACCGTTCGAGGGTTTGGCGGTCGAACCGGAATGGAAACCTTCCGCGACCTCGGTTGTTTTTTGGGCATGCTTTTTGTCCGCAGCATGGAACGCACCCAAAGGGTCTATGAAGCTATGCTGTGCCGGGGTTATACAGGAACTTTTCCATCAACGGTACGGTTCGCGGCAAAGCCTAAAGATTGGATATGGGCTTTGACTTGGACGGCGGTGTCTCTGGGCGTGTTCTTGGGTGACCGGTGGCTTGGGTGA
- the pssA gene encoding CDP-diacylglycerol--serine O-phosphatidyltransferase yields the protein MSNPVDRFYAKRRKKRRWSQDGQAGPVTYVLPNLFTTGNLFAGFYGIVSSINGHYDNAAIAILVSCVFDILDGKIARLTKATSRFGLEYDSLADLVAFGVGPGLLMYLWALKPFGRLGWLAAFLFVACGALRLARFNVQAGNGSKKYFTGLPIPGAACMVATTVLFLFKIKGTDFSPVHAIFLLETFVLGFLMVSSIPFDSFKELEVVKGRPVPVLFVLVLLVTVVAAQPSLMLFVVFTLYVLSGPVRYVFRKVKRVKTLEDGSSPCEVPKENGSSAS from the coding sequence ATGTCGAATCCCGTAGACCGATTTTACGCAAAACGGCGGAAAAAACGCCGATGGTCCCAAGACGGTCAAGCCGGCCCGGTGACCTACGTGCTGCCGAACCTCTTTACCACTGGTAACCTCTTTGCGGGTTTTTACGGCATTGTCAGCAGTATCAACGGGCATTACGACAATGCGGCCATTGCTATTCTCGTTTCCTGCGTCTTCGACATTCTGGATGGAAAAATCGCTCGGCTGACCAAAGCCACAAGCCGCTTCGGCCTCGAGTATGATTCCCTGGCGGATCTTGTAGCTTTCGGGGTTGGTCCGGGGCTTTTGATGTACCTGTGGGCCTTAAAGCCTTTTGGGCGTCTGGGATGGCTCGCTGCTTTTCTTTTTGTGGCCTGCGGCGCTTTGCGACTGGCTCGTTTCAACGTGCAGGCAGGAAACGGAAGCAAGAAATACTTTACAGGGTTGCCGATTCCCGGAGCGGCCTGCATGGTAGCGACCACCGTGTTGTTTCTCTTCAAAATCAAGGGAACGGATTTCAGTCCAGTTCATGCCATCTTCCTTTTGGAAACCTTTGTTTTGGGATTCCTCATGGTCAGTAGTATTCCCTTTGACAGCTTCAAGGAATTGGAAGTGGTCAAAGGCAGGCCGGTTCCCGTGCTTTTCGTTTTGGTGCTCCTGGTCACCGTGGTGGCGGCTCAACCGAGTTTAATGCTTTTTGTTGTGTTTACCCTTTATGTGCTTTCAGGACCGGTACGGTATGTTTTTCGTAAAGTCAAACGAGTGAAAACGCTGGAAGACGGCTCCTCACCGTGCGAAGTCCCGAAAGAAAACGGATCTTCGGCCAGTTGA
- a CDS encoding phosphatidylserine decarboxylase family protein, producing the protein MNNPLQDAGFRRLRNHVPFIPEGLPYVLTGVFLTFTFAILGWAFPTILFAAATVLMVHFFRDPVRWSNAGPGDVVSPADGRILLVEEAKEPRFTGQPCWKISIFMNVFDVHVNRAPVSGRIVDIFYQKGRFLAADKAKASLENEQNWLHLEAEAGTWVVVTQVAGLIARRIVCWPQVGDTVCRGERFGMIRFGSRLDLYIPRAGEVLVRKGQKVFAGETILCRIP; encoded by the coding sequence ATGAACAATCCACTACAGGATGCGGGTTTTCGACGTCTGCGAAACCACGTGCCCTTTATTCCGGAAGGCCTTCCGTATGTGCTTACGGGTGTATTTCTGACTTTCACCTTTGCGATCCTGGGTTGGGCCTTTCCGACCATTCTTTTCGCCGCAGCCACGGTGCTCATGGTCCACTTCTTTCGGGATCCCGTCAGGTGGTCCAACGCGGGACCGGGGGATGTGGTGTCCCCGGCGGATGGGCGTATCCTTTTGGTGGAAGAAGCCAAGGAACCTCGTTTTACGGGACAACCATGTTGGAAAATAAGCATCTTCATGAATGTGTTTGACGTGCATGTCAATCGAGCGCCCGTATCCGGCCGCATTGTCGACATCTTTTACCAAAAAGGAAGGTTTTTGGCGGCGGACAAGGCCAAGGCGAGCCTGGAAAACGAACAGAACTGGTTGCATCTGGAAGCTGAAGCCGGAACATGGGTGGTGGTGACCCAGGTGGCGGGCCTCATTGCCCGACGCATTGTCTGTTGGCCCCAAGTGGGTGATACTGTGTGCCGAGGGGAGCGGTTCGGAATGATTCGGTTCGGCTCCCGTTTAGACCTTTATATTCCTAGAGCTGGCGAAGTTTTGGTCCGAAAGGGTCAAAAGGTTTTCGCCGGGGAGACCATTCTATGTCGAATCCCGTAG
- the ilvN gene encoding acetolactate synthase small subunit, translated as MSMTRQNGLRHTIGVLVENQPGVLSRVAGLFSGRGFNIESLTVAETNEPGLSRITLVTTGDQHILEQIIKQLNKLINVIKVYDFRDTEFVEREMALIKVRAEQHTRAEVLRIVDIFRAKVVDVSPHFYTIEVTGDDGKIQAILELLGQIGIVEVARTGKAALARAKKH; from the coding sequence ATGAGCATGACACGACAAAACGGCTTAAGGCATACTATAGGCGTGCTGGTGGAAAACCAGCCCGGAGTGCTGTCCCGAGTGGCGGGGCTTTTTAGCGGCCGAGGGTTTAACATTGAATCCTTGACGGTGGCCGAGACCAACGAGCCGGGTCTGTCCCGCATCACCTTGGTGACGACGGGTGATCAGCACATTCTCGAGCAAATTATCAAACAGCTTAACAAACTCATCAATGTGATCAAGGTTTATGATTTTCGAGACACAGAGTTTGTGGAGCGCGAGATGGCTCTGATCAAGGTGCGCGCCGAGCAGCACACGCGCGCCGAAGTGCTTCGTATTGTGGACATCTTTCGAGCCAAGGTCGTGGATGTGAGCCCGCATTTTTACACCATCGAGGTGACGGGCGATGATGGTAAGATCCAGGCGATTCTGGAGCTTCTCGGGCAAATCGGCATTGTGGAAGTAGCGCGAACGGGCAAGGCGGCGCTGGCTCGAGCTAAGAAACACTGA
- the ilvC gene encoding ketol-acid reductoisomerase, whose product MRIFYEADADARFLQGKTVAVIGYGSQGHAQAQNLRDSGITVIVAQRPGSANYEKAVEDGFQPVSAREAAEKADVIQMLVPDHIQAKLYREDVAPFMTSGKTLLFSHGFNIHFGQIVPPKDVDVVMVAPKGPGHLVRSEYVRGAGVPALVAIHQDASGQALQTALAYARGIGATRAGVMETTFQEETETDLFGEQVVLCGGVSELIKAGFETLVEAGYQPEIAFFECMHELKLIVDLIYQGGLSYMRYSISDTAEYGDYTRGKRIITEETRREMKKILQEIQTGAFAREWILENQAGTPMFRAIRQRERAHLVEQVGKRLRAMMPFLDAKEFA is encoded by the coding sequence ATGCGGATTTTCTATGAAGCGGATGCCGATGCACGGTTTCTTCAAGGAAAAACGGTAGCCGTGATCGGCTACGGCAGTCAGGGACATGCTCAAGCGCAAAATCTTCGAGACAGCGGCATTACTGTCATCGTGGCACAGCGCCCGGGGTCGGCCAATTACGAAAAGGCGGTGGAAGACGGCTTTCAGCCGGTGAGCGCTCGGGAGGCGGCGGAAAAGGCCGACGTTATTCAAATGCTGGTTCCCGATCACATTCAGGCCAAATTGTATCGAGAAGACGTGGCGCCCTTCATGACTTCAGGAAAGACGCTCCTCTTTTCGCATGGCTTTAACATTCATTTCGGACAGATTGTGCCGCCCAAGGATGTGGATGTGGTGATGGTGGCTCCCAAGGGGCCGGGGCATCTGGTACGCAGTGAATACGTTCGAGGCGCAGGGGTACCGGCTTTGGTGGCGATTCATCAAGATGCCAGCGGCCAGGCGCTGCAAACCGCCTTGGCCTACGCACGAGGTATCGGGGCCACACGAGCCGGTGTCATGGAAACGACCTTTCAGGAAGAGACGGAAACCGATCTTTTCGGCGAACAGGTGGTTTTGTGCGGTGGTGTTTCCGAACTCATCAAAGCCGGCTTTGAAACCCTTGTGGAAGCGGGCTACCAGCCGGAAATCGCCTTTTTTGAATGCATGCATGAACTGAAACTTATTGTGGACCTCATTTACCAAGGAGGTCTTTCCTATATGCGCTATTCGATCAGCGACACCGCCGAATATGGGGACTATACCCGCGGCAAGCGCATCATCACGGAAGAGACCCGCCGTGAAATGAAAAAAATTTTGCAGGAAATTCAAACAGGGGCTTTTGCTCGGGAATGGATTCTGGAAAACCAAGCGGGAACCCCCATGTTCCGTGCCATTCGTCAAAGGGAACGGGCCCATTTGGTGGAACAGGTGGGCAAGAGGCTTCGAGCCATGATGCCGTTCCTGGATGCCAAGGAATTCGCGTAA
- a CDS encoding energy-coupling factor transporter ATPase, translating into MHWQWVPVALQTSGESVLFQLEDVSYTYPGSRTALRGVSLNIGYGEKIALVGPNGSGKTTLARILCGLIKPTEGRLWFDGRPVEHEDLSSLRRQVGLLFQDPDDHLFCTRLADDVAFGPLNYGVPQEKAAAIVTEMLDLVGLKRYESKAPHHLSYGQRKRAALACILACEPSVLILDEPTANLDSKNTDKLLEALHRFSGTLICISHDLMFLYGLCRRAVVLDHGILQHDTDFDALISHRSSLREHGLDFTFRFQCCRKPYENTGEPKEDCSHHHRAIKSDSGKTQKLHPMPVSMRASCRDNHDSDLSPGHDVPVLELEDYSYRYPDGTWGLRKVSLKVHDGERIALLGENGAGKSTLASVLVGVRTGSGEYRFQGRFVDRRLKKQLWRSVGMVFQDSMDQMVTAAVYDEVAFGLKYLGVKEPELGRRVREALHRVGMDGMEDRVPHHLSAGERKRLSLAAVLAMEPRVLILDEPTANLDPESEEKLLRILDELSTTLILISHDICFVSSLTDRALVLHKGCLVQDLSTEHFLMDEGLQSRYGLDVTYHNRCCRQILAMHHVKREEAVPKT; encoded by the coding sequence ATGCACTGGCAATGGGTACCGGTTGCTTTGCAGACTTCTGGGGAATCGGTTCTTTTTCAACTTGAAGACGTCTCCTACACCTATCCGGGAAGCCGGACCGCGTTGCGCGGTGTCTCGCTGAATATCGGTTACGGAGAAAAAATCGCTCTGGTAGGCCCGAACGGTTCCGGAAAAACTACCTTGGCCAGAATACTCTGCGGTCTTATCAAACCGACGGAAGGCCGTCTCTGGTTCGACGGCCGGCCTGTCGAACACGAGGATCTTTCTTCCCTAAGGCGGCAAGTGGGGCTGTTGTTTCAAGATCCCGACGATCATCTTTTTTGCACTCGATTGGCGGACGATGTGGCGTTCGGTCCCTTAAACTACGGGGTACCTCAGGAAAAGGCTGCGGCCATAGTCACCGAAATGTTGGACCTGGTCGGCTTAAAACGCTACGAAAGCAAGGCGCCTCATCACTTGAGCTACGGCCAACGAAAGAGGGCGGCCTTGGCTTGCATTCTCGCCTGTGAACCTTCGGTGCTCATCCTCGATGAACCTACAGCCAACTTGGATTCCAAAAACACGGACAAGCTGTTGGAAGCGCTTCATCGTTTTTCGGGAACACTCATTTGCATCAGTCATGACCTGATGTTCCTCTATGGCTTATGCCGTAGGGCTGTGGTGCTCGATCATGGCATCCTTCAGCACGACACGGATTTCGATGCCCTGATTTCGCATCGATCCTCTCTCAGAGAACACGGGCTCGATTTCACCTTTCGTTTTCAATGCTGCCGAAAACCCTATGAGAATACAGGAGAACCTAAGGAGGATTGTTCCCATCATCACCGGGCCATAAAAAGCGATTCTGGAAAAACTCAGAAGCTCCATCCTATGCCGGTTTCCATGAGGGCTTCATGCCGTGACAACCATGATTCGGACCTGAGCCCCGGGCACGATGTTCCGGTTTTGGAACTGGAGGACTATTCCTATCGATATCCGGACGGGACATGGGGACTTCGGAAGGTTTCCCTGAAGGTTCATGACGGCGAACGTATTGCCCTTTTGGGTGAAAACGGCGCGGGAAAATCCACGCTGGCCTCGGTCCTTGTAGGGGTTCGTACAGGTTCCGGAGAGTATCGGTTCCAGGGACGCTTTGTCGACAGACGTCTCAAAAAGCAGCTGTGGCGTTCGGTAGGTATGGTTTTTCAGGATTCCATGGACCAGATGGTTACGGCTGCGGTTTATGACGAAGTGGCTTTCGGATTGAAATATTTGGGTGTGAAAGAGCCGGAATTGGGACGTCGAGTGCGGGAGGCTCTACACCGGGTGGGGATGGACGGGATGGAAGATCGGGTTCCTCATCACCTTAGTGCGGGGGAACGGAAGAGATTGTCCCTTGCCGCCGTTCTGGCCATGGAACCTCGTGTCCTCATTTTGGACGAGCCTACAGCCAATTTGGATCCGGAAAGCGAGGAAAAACTTCTACGTATTCTGGATGAACTTTCAACGACACTCATCCTCATCAGTCACGACATCTGCTTTGTGTCATCTCTGACCGATCGCGCGCTGGTGCTGCACAAGGGTTGCCTGGTTCAGGATCTTTCAACGGAACATTTCCTCATGGACGAAGGGCTTCAGTCGCGTTATGGATTAGACGTGACGTACCACAATCGCTGTTGCCGACAGATTCTGGCCATGCACCACGTGAAGCGCGAGGAGGCTGTTCCTAAAACTTAG